The sequence AACCGCTATGGTGTTCTGGTCTACTCTAAGTTGAACTATTCCAATGAATTCAAGGGTCAATCTAATCGTAATACAGTAATTAGCAGAAGTTCTGGATTATCCGCAGGAATTTATTTTTACACTCTTACAGTAAATGATACTCGAGAAAAATTTCAAGGGTATATGTATATTTCTGATTAAGAATGGTCCGTCCTTAGATTCAGTAAGACTGAAAAATACTTCTTAACTTGTCCCATAAATCAAATCCATTCTATGAAAAGAAGGACTTTCATCAAAAAAACAGCGGTTTCAGGTCTTGCCTGTACTTTTCCACCGGTTTTAACTCTTAATTCCGACCCAGACTATTCTATTCTTGAACTTATGGGCAAAGCTGAAATAGCGCTTTATGGAGAGGGCATTAATTTAAGGGAAGAGGCATATGAGGCTTTTGTGAAAATGAAAAAAGCCGCATATTCAGATGGCTTTGATATTAAAATGGTATCAAGTTTTAGGGATTTTTACAGACAGGAGGGTATTTGGGAACGAAAGTACTTGCGTTACACGGAAGATGATGAAATGCAACCTTTGGAAGCCATTGATAAAATTATAGAATACTCAACAATCCCCGGTACCAGTAGACATCATTGGGGAACCGATATTGATATTATTGATGGATACCCTAAAGTTACGGGAGATGTTCTGGTTCCTGAAAAATTTGAAGAAGGAGGTCCGTTTATGAAGTTTAAGGCATGGCTTGATGAAAACTCGGAAAGTTTTGGATTTTATTTGGTATATACTGACGAACCTAAAAGAAGAGGTTTCAAATACGAGCCTTGGCATTACAGCTATGCCCCCATATCAATCCCTATGTTGACTGCCTTCAGAAAAAAGAATATTCTTAGGCTACTTCAAAATGAAGATTTTGTGGGCTGCGAACATTTTACAACAGGATTTCTAAAGACTTACATTCAAAATAATATTTTAGATATCAATCAAAACCTGTTATAAGCCTTTTTTGTATCTTGAATCTCTAAGAACACTATTACCATGAGAAGAGGAAGTTGGAAAATTCGTATCCTTATCGGCTTAGCTATCGTAGCTTTTGCGTTTATCCAACGCTGCAGCAACAAAGAAGAAAATCCATATACGGGAAGAGTTCAAAATATAAACATGTCGGCCGATCAAGAGATTGCTATTGGTTTGCAAAGCGCTCCAGAAATGGCGCAGCAACATGGTGGGTTGTATCCAGATGAAAGAATGCAGGCTTTGGTAGATGCTGTTGGCAATAAGCTCATTCAAAATAGTATCGCAAGAGAAACACCCTACAAATATGATTTTCATTTATTGGCTGATGATAGGGCCATAAATGCATTTGCATTGCCAGGCGGTCAGTGTTTTATTACCTATGCCCTATTCTCTCAACTTACAGAAGCACAATTGGCCGGAGTACTTGGTCATGAAATTGGCCACGTAATTGGCAGACACTCGGCTGAACGCATTGCCGAAAGTAGTTTTTGGCAAACTTTGGCAACCGGTGCATCAGTTGGTGGTGATATGGGAAGTTTGGTAAGCGGTATTGGCCAGAACACATTATTGAAAAATGGTAGAGGTGATGAACTGGAAAGTGATGAATTGGGTGTGTTGTTCATGATCCAGGCTGGATATGATCCATATGAGATGATTAAGGTCATGGAAATTTTAAAATCTGCTGCTGGCCCCAATAGAGTTCCGGAATTTCAAAGTACCCATCCTGATCCAGAAAACAGGATTGAAAAAATTAAGGAAGCCATTGAAAAATATTCCGGTCGATAGAATCGGTATGTTCATCGATTAAAACTTTCTATTCGCCAGTTTTGACTACCTTTGATTGACCCCAAATCATAAATACCTATCTATAACCTCCTTTGTGCTATCTAACGAGAAGAACACATGGGAACACTATTACATTTCAAAAGTCTTTACACGGAAGCGTTTGATGACTGCAGACCTAGCTTTATTGTCCTTTTGCTAAAAGGATATGCTATATTTTGTGCCATACTGTTATTTATGGCACTATACGCATTTTTATATCGAGCTTTTACAGGGTTTGATTTTTAAAAAACGAGAATCGTTTACTCTTTTACATGAACACTATTAAAGTAGATGAATAAAAAAGCCCATCCTTTGGATGGGCTTTTTGCTGAATGAATAAACTCCTCAATTTATTTCTTCATAGCCAATTTAAGTATTTCCATTGCTTCTACAGCATTTGATAGTTCCGCATATTTTTTCGCAGTATACCCTTTGTCACATCGCTTTTTCACGTTTGCTCCATTAGCAATAAGCAGCTCCAAAATTTCTGTTTGATTATAACGAGCTGCAAAATGGATTGGAGCCATTCCCAGTGATTTTTGATTTACATCCTCTCCCAATTCGATAAGCTTTTTTACTGTTTCAAAATCTCCTTTCACAATTGCTTTGCAAAACGAATTAATCTCAACAGAAACCTCTGTCAAATTTAAATCAACTTCAAAAGTTGATGTTGTTTCATTGGCGCATACGCCTGTAACCGTCAGCATACATGCTGCCGCTACTGTTAGGATTGTTTTTTTCATGATGAATAATTTTTGATTATAGATTTAACTCATATAAAAATAGACTCCGTCAATCCTCAAATGTTACAGCATTAACACTTAAATAACTAAACTTTAACAACACCGTTTTTTTTAACATAAATTATTAACAAATCCGCATGTAGAAAAGCCCAAAAAGACTAGGGCATCCAGCTAAATCATTATATTTTTGAAGCTCAATACAACATCATGAACAAGAAGACAATCCTAATGATATTGGATGGGTGGGGTAAATCTCCCGACCCAAAAATTTCGGCCATAGCTCAAGCAAATACTCCATTTGTAGATTCTTTATATTCCAAATACCCAGATGCAAACCTGCTTACAGACGGAATGAATGTAGGCCTTCCAGAAGGTCAGATGGGTAATAGCGAAGTAGGTCACATGAATTTGGGAGCAGGTAGGATAGTCTATCAAGATCTGGCAAAAATCAATAAAGCCGTAAAAGAGAATACCCTTAAACAAGAGGTGGTTTTAATGGAAGCTTTCAATTATGCCAAGTCTAACAACAAACCTGTACATTTTTTAGGTTTGGTAAGTGATGGTGGGGTACATAGTCATATAGACCACCTAAAGGCTTTAATAAAAGCATGTGATGAAAGTGGGGTGCAAAAATCCTTTGTTCATGCATTTACAGACGGCAGGGATGTAGATCCAAAAAGTGGGAAAGAATTTTTGCAGGATGTGACGGACTATTGCTCAGATAAAAATGCCAAACTTGCAACCGTTATAGGAAGGTATTATGCCATGGACCGAGATAAAAGATGGGAACGAGTTAAATTGGCCTATGATGTATTGGTTAATAATGAAGGAGAAAAGGTTCAGGATGTTTCTAAGGCCATTCAAAAAAGTTATGATGAAGGTATTACCGATGAATTCATTAAGCCATTGGTCTTAACCGATACGTTATCTAAACCTTTAACAAAAATTGAGAATGGAGATGTTATCATTTTCTTCAATTTTAGAACGGATAGAGGAAGGGAACTCACCCAAGCACTAAATCAGCAAGATTTTCATGAACAAAATATGCATAAGTTGGACTTGTACTACGTTACCATGACCAATTATGATGATTCGTTCAAAGATGTTAAAGTTGTATATGATAAAGAAAATCTGAAAGATACGCTAGGAGAAGTTCTAGCCAGAAACGGAAAAAAACAAATACGCATTGCAGAAACAGAGAAGTACCCTCATGTAACCTTCTTCTTCAATGGAGGTAGAGAAGAACCTTTTGATGGAGAAAAGAGAATTCTATGTCCTTCACCTAAAGTGGCTACCTACGATTTGAAGCCAGAAATGAGTGCTTATGAAATTAGGGACGCCATTATACCAGAATTGAAAAAAGGAGAGGCTAGTTTTGTATGCCTCAACTTTGCCAACCCAGATATGGTGGGGCATACGGGGATTATGGAAGCTGCAATTAAAGCCTGTGAAACCGTTGATGAATGCGCCAAAGATGTCATTGCAGCTGGTTTAGAAAATGGTTATTCAACTATTGTGATTGCCGATCATGGAAACTGCGACACTATGGTAAACCCAGATGGAAGTCCCAATACAGCCCATACAACAAATCCTGTTCCGCTTATACTAGTGGACAATGATATTAAAGAAATAAAAGATGGTGTATTAGGTGATATAGCTCCAACTATTTTAAAATTAATTGGAGTTGAAAAACCTTCACTAATGACTCAAGAGTCATTGATATAGGGAAAATTGTCTTGTTTCTTATCAAACCGTAATTAATTGATTTCCTCTTATCTTTGCCCCCATGATAAAGATTAAGACTGCAGAGGAGATTGAACTAATGCGAGAAAGTGCATTGGTGGTTTCCAGAACTTTAGGGATGTTGGCCTCTGAGATTAAACCTGGGGCAAATCCATTACACCTGGACAAGCTGGCTGAAGATTTTATTCGAGAGCAAGGAGCGGAGCCTGGTTTTTTGGGTATGTATGACTTTCCAAATACTTTGAATTGGAGTCCAAATGCACAAGTTGTGCATGGTATTCCAAATAATGAATTGCTCAAAGATGGAGACGTGGTGTCTGTAGACTGCGGAGCATTCAAAAATGGGTTTTATGGTGATCATGCATATACTTTTGAAGTTGGCGAAGTAGCGGAAGACACCAAAAAATTACTCAGAATCACAAAGGAATCCTTATATATGGGAATCCGCGAATTTAAGCTTGGAAATCGTGTTGGAGATGTTGGTTTTGCCATTCAAAATTATTGTGAGAACCATGGTTATGGTATCGTAAGAGAATTGGTAGGTCATGGATTGGGCACTGAACTTCATGAAGACCCCCAAATGCCCAACTATGGCAAACGCGGCCGTGGAAAAAAGTTTGTAGATGGAATGGTGGTAGCCATTGAGCCTATGGTAAATATGGGAACCAGAAGAATAAAACAGCTTAAAGATGGGTGGACCATTTTGACAGCTGATGGGAAACCCAGTGCTCATTTTGAACATGATGTAGCCCTTGTGGGTGGAAAACCCGAACTGCTTTCCACTTTCCAATATATTTATGATGCCCTTGGTATTGTAAACAACGAAGAAGCAGAGTTTAGAAGTAAAAAATTACAACTTTAGACCACACCATCTTGCTTTTGCTAGGATAAAACCAAATGAAACGGCTCTTTAAATTTTTCTTGAACCTTATCCCAAGACCATTACTTATAAAACTAAGTTATTGGGTAAGACCATTAATAGCCTTTTCTCTAAAAGGGAATAATTACACTGATCCTATTGACGGAAAAAGTTTTAGAGCATTTCTACCTTATGGCTATGAAAATCCCAGGGAAAATGTGCTCTCCCCCTCTACCCTATCTTTAGAACGGCACAGATTGCTGTGGCTGTATTTAAAAAATGAAACTGACTTTTTTACCAAAGCAAATAAAGTGCTTCATTTTGCGCCGGAACAAGCTTTTCATAAAAGGTTTAAAAAACTAGGAAACATTGACTATACTACCACTGATTTGAACTCTCCGTTAGCGGAAGTAAAAGCGGATATATGCAATCTTCCTTTTAACGATGATTCTTTTGATGTTATTCTTTGTAATCATGTTTTGGAACACATCCCAGATGATACCAAAGCGATGCAAGAGTTGTTTCGTATTCTGAAACCAGGAGGTTGGGGCATTTTTCAAATTCCGCAGGATTTAAAAAGAGAAGAAACATTTGAAGACGATTCCATAACTGATAGAAAGGAAAGAGCCAAGATTTTTGGTCAATATGACCATGTACGTATCTATGGCAGGGATTACTTTCACAAATTAAGAAGCATTGGCTTTAAAGTTGAAGAAGTGGATTACACTCAAAAATTACCTGAAGAAGAAGTCGAACAATATAGATTGGCAAAAGGCGAAATCATTCCCTTTGTCAGGAAATGATTATTACTTAATCAAGCTTTTAAATCCAGGGGTCATAAACTCAAGCGTTTCTCCACTTTCATCCAAGTAAATGATATAGGCTTCCAGATTGTTTTGATTAGTCAACAAGCTCTTGGAATCCTCCAAATCCATAGCCATAAAGGCTGTTGCGTAGGCATCCGCTTCGGCACAGGAACTTGCTACCACACTAGTTGCCAAAACCTTTGAGTTTTTAGTATATCCAGTTTTGGGATTGATGGTATGGACATACTTTTTTCCTGTTTCTGGGTCTATTCTAAACTTCCTATAATTTCCAGAAGATGCCATGGCCTTATCCTCTAGAACAATTATCTGTTTCAGCTGTCGTCCAACCTCAACTTGGGGGTCGTCTATCCCCACACTCCATTGTTTACCTGAAATCCTATTTTGGCCCTTGGTTATGACCTCACCGCCTAATTCAACCAAATAATTTTCAAGACCCTTAGCATTCAATAAAGCCCCTAAACGGTCAATGGTGTATCCTTTGGCAACAGCATTAAAATCAAAACGTAATTCCGGGTGATTTTTGGTTATGGTACCATCATGATTTAGTTTAACCTTGTCCCAACCAACATACTTCAATAAACTGTCAACTTTAAGGCTGTCCAGTTTTAGCTGTTCTCCTGGACCAAAACCCCAAGCATTTGCCAAGACACCAATAGTTGGGTCAAAATAGCCATTGGAGGCCTCATATACCATACTAGATGTCTTAAAAACCTCTTGGAACATATGATCCACCGTTATAGTTGAATCGCCATTATTAATTTTTGAAATGTCTGAAGTTGGGATATAAGTTGAAAGTGATTGATTGATCACCTGAAAAACAGAATCTATCTCTTGCCGATAGTTCTCTTCTTTGTCTGAAATATAGATAATGGAATAGGTAGTGCCCAATGCATTACCCGCAATTTGATTTTTTATCCATGTATTGGTGTTGCATCCAAAAAGCAATGTAAGTCCAAATGTAAAAAGTATTCGTTGTATCATTTAAATCTCAATTAACCCTTGATAATCAACAATATAATCTTCATTTAAATATACTGGAAGTTCTTGGTCAGATGCGTTGGAAAGCCCAACTCCTGCAAAATAAGTCTTGGCTTCGAACTTATCCGCATGATTTTTAACCTTTCCCATCAATTCATTATCAAAAACTGTTGTGCTTTTCGGGTATTCAACATTCCGTACCACAATAAAATGTAGCATTTTATCTTTGAGGCAAACATACTGGGGGTTCTTTTTTGGTTTGCTGTTGATTCCCATAAATTCAAAACCATCCTCTTCCAATTGTTTTCCAACAATATTCATGGCTAAGTTATGAAGTTCTTGTTCCGTAAGTTGTCTTCGTTCTTCCATAAAAAAACCGACGCTGTCACATCGGTTTGGTTTTATTATTGACCTCTTGACTGCTCTCGAGGTGATATGGTGCCTATTCTACTATCCGCCAAAATCATCGAATCTGATATTCTCATCTGGAATACCAAAATCTTCTCCCATTTTCTGAACTGCTTTGTTCATTAATGGAGGTCCACAGAAATATAGCTCAATATCTTCAGGAGCTTCATGATGATTTAAGTAATTATCTATAACACAGTTATGAATAAAACCTACAAAGCCATCTCCATCAGCATCAATATCTTCTTTCACTTTCCAATTATCCTCTTCCATAGGTTCTGAAAGCGCCATGTAGAATTTAAAGTTTGGAAAATCCTTTTCTAATTGTTTAAAGTGGTCAATGTAGAACAACTCTCGTTTTGAACGACCTCCGTACCAATAGGTAACTTTTCTATTTGTTTTTAAAGTCCTGAACAAGTGATACAAGTGTGAACGCATTGGAGCCATACCGGCACCACCACCTACATACAACATCTCGGCTTCGGATTCATTGATAAAGAACTCCCCAAATGGACCTGAAATGGTAACAGGGTCACCTTCTTTTAATCCAAAAATATAAGAGGAGGCAACACCAGGGTTTACATCCATCCATCCATTTTTGGAGCGATCCCATGGCGGGGTTGCAATACGTACGTTTAACATGATTTCACGACCTTCCGCAGGATATGAGGCCATGGAGTAAGCACGCTCCACCGTTTCTGGATTCTTCATGACAAGTGGCCATAAATTAAATTTATCCCATTCATTCTTGAACTTATCTGGAGTTTCATGTTCTGCAGGGTGCGCTGTAATATCAATATCTGAATACTTTATCTCGCAAGGTGGTATTTCAATCTGAATATATCCACCTGCTTTGTAATTCATATCCTCAGGAATTTCAACAACAAATTCTTTGATAAACGAAGCAACATTATAGTTACGCACCACTTTACCCGCCCATTTTTTAATTCCAAAGACTTCTTCTGGAATCGTAATGTCCATGTCCTGCTTTACCTTAACTTGACAAGCTAAACGCGCGCCATGTTGTAGCTCTTTTCTAGAAAAATGCGGTGTTTCAGTTGGTAATGCCTCACCGCCTCCGGAAAGCACATGGCATTCACACTGAATACAGGTTCCACCACCACCACATGCTGATGGCAAAAACACTTTTTGGTTTCCTAATGTAGAAAGTAAAGTACCACCAGAAGCCACTTCTATTTGCTTCTCTCCGTTAATGGTCAAGGTTACTGGCCCAGAAGGTGAAAGCTTTTCTTTGGTGAAAAGTAACAACGCTACCAAAAGCAATAATAAAACTAGAAATGCAACTACCGTAATTAAAATAGTACCACCTGTACTTGTAGCTAATATCATCTTTATTCGTTTATGACTTCATTATAAGAGACTGCTTTGTCTTCGTCTTCAATCTCTTTTTTAATTTCTTTTTCTTCAATTTTTTCCGCTGTAACTGGTTCTGTTCCCTCAGGTGGTTCATTGTCACCTGTTAGCATTCCACCAAAACTTTGGAACCCAATTCCCATCAAACCAGTAATGATAAATGTAATTCCCAATCCACGAAGTGGAGCTGGTACATTTGAGTATCTTATTTTTTCCCGAATCGCTGCAATGGCCAAAATAGCCAAGAACCATCCAATACCAGAGCTAACCCCATAATTGAACGCCAATCCCAAACTTGGAATCTCTCTTGCCTGCATAAACAGGGAGCCTCCCAAAATAGCACAGTTTACCGCAATCAAAGGCAAGAAAATACCCAAAGAGTTGTATAGTGAGGGAGAGAACTTTTCCACCACAATCTCCACCAATTGTACCATCGTTGCAATGGTAGCGATAAACAGAATAAATGATAGGAAGCTAAGGTTATAATCGGCATACTCCGGGCCTAACCAAACCAATGCCCCATCTCTCAATAAGTATTGATCTAACAACCAGTTTAAAGGTACCGTAACGGCCAAAACAAATATAACGGCAGCTCCTAATCCTACGGCTGTTGCCACTTTCTTTGATACGGCTAAATAGGAACACATTCCCAAAAAGACCGCAAATACCATATTATCTATGAAGATGGACTTAAAAAACAGTTCTAAATGTTCTAACATATTCTCTTATTTATGCTTCTTCTATTAATGCTTTATTTCTTGAACGCTGCACCCAAATGATGATACCCACAACTATCAATGCTGCTGGTGGTATAATCATAAATCCGTTGTTCTCATATCCTGTTGCATATAGCCCAGTCTTCGCTATTGGATCTCCCAATACCGGAATTCCAAATAAGGTCCCTGAACCAAAAAGCTCACGGAAAAATCCAACAATGATCAGTATTACTCCATAGCCAAGTGCATTACCAATGCCATCTAAAAAGGATTTCCATGGACCATTACCTAAAGCAAAGGCCTCAAAACGCCCCATGATAATACAGTTGGTAATAATCAACCCAACAAAAACCGAAAGGGTTTTACTCAACTCATACGCAAATGCCTTTAAAACCTGGTCTACAATAATTACCAAGGTTGCCACAACGATAAGTTGAACGATAATCCTGATTTTTGAAGGAATCACGTTACGCATCAACGAAATGACCACGTTACCTACTCCCAGTACAAAAATTACCGAGATTGCCATTACCAAAGAGGCTTTAAGTTCCGCTGTAATTGCCAATGCTGAACAGATTCCCAAAACCTGAATGGTTATTGGATTGTTATCCGCTAATGGGTCTAAAATTAGATTTGCATCTTTTTTTGAAAGCAATGCCATATTAGTTTGTTCTAATGGTTTCTAAGTAAGGTTTGTAAACCTTTAAGGTTTCTTTTATCATCGCTGAAACTCCATTTCCAGTGATCGTTGCACCTGCAAGTGCATCAACTTCATTATCTTCTTTATCATTGTTCAATGGGTCATTGTTTCCTTTTGCTACACTTACGCCGGCATAACTTTTACCTTCCAACAAAGATTCACCTATAAAATCGTCCATAAAAAAGCGCATTTTAATATTTGCGCCAAGACCGGGGGTTTCCGCTTTATGATCAAAATAAACTCCTTGAACAGTCATATTATCATCAACCGAAATAAAGCCCCAAATGGCATCCCATAATCCTTTACCGTACATTGGCAGGATATATGATTTCTTGCCATCTTTTTCACCAATGAAAATAGGCAACCGTGCTTCACCTCCACTTTTAAAGGCAGCCAACTGCTTCTTCATATCAATCAAAAAGGCTTGGTCATCTTTTTGAACATCACCATCCACAAAAACATATTGTTCTTTAATGTATTTTGAAAACTCACCCTCAACCACATCTGTGGGAATAAAATTTACCCCACTATCTTCGGTATTCTCATTTACACCCATGGCGTAAAGGATATTCTGTTGTTTTTCAAAACGTTCATTTTCCTTGATTCTATCATTTAGGCCAGATGCCAAAAAAGCAAGGACAGAACCTACAATTACAACCATTATGATTGCAAAGATTACGGTATATGAGTTTTTATCTGTGTTAATTCCCATTATTATACTGTTTCCGTTTTTAATGCTTCAGCACCATCTGTAACTTTTGGGTATATGGTAGCCGTCTTTAATCGTTTCATTCTTCTTTTGATATTACCTCTTACCACATAATGGTCAATGGTAGGTGCAAAAACATTCATCAACAAGATTGCCAAGAAAACACCTTCTGGATAACCTGGATTGAAAACTCGAATCATAACGGACATAAATCCAATCAAGAATCCATATATCCATTTACCTCTATTGGTCTGCGACCCTGTAACGGGGTCGGTCGCCATAAAGACGATACCAAAAGCAAGACCTCCCACCAACAAATGTTGCCAGTATTCAAAACTCATTAATCCATAGAACTTACTGTACTCTGGAATCCATTCCGCGGCAACAATACCATTAAAAATCAATCCCATTGCAAGGGATCCAATTACAGCACTTAACATGATTCGCCATGAGGCTATTTTTGAAAAAATCAAAAACAATCCACCCAGTAGAATTAACAAGGTCGATGTTTCCCCTACTGAACCAGGTATAAATCCATAGAACATATCTGAAAGCGAATAAGTAAACTCAGTATTCCCCTGTGCCAAATATCCTAAAACTGTTTCACCAGAAATAGCGTCGGCAGAACCTGCTTGAGTCACTCCTTCTTTGGCCCCATGTACCCAAACTTTATCGCCACTCATCCAAGTAGGATAGGCGAAAAACAAGAACGCACGTATGGTCAAAGCGGGATTCAAGATATTCATTCCTGTTCCCCCAAAAACTTCCTTCCCGATGACAACACCAAAAGCAACAGCAACAGCCAACATCCATAGTGGTGTGTCCACAGGAACAATAAGAGGAACCAACATTCCTGTCACCAGGTATCCTTCTTCTACTTCATGACCTTTTATTACTGCAAACAAGAATTCGATAGCAAGTCCTACTCCATAGGATACAACAACAATTGGTAATATAGTAATTGCACCCAACCAAAAGTTATCCCAGGTAATAAAATGCTCCATCAAAGAAAACTCTGATGGAAAACCATTGATTGCCGAATAATGTTGGTACCCTGCATTAAAGATTCCAAACAAAAGACAAGGAACCAAAGCCATGATTACCGTGTTCATGGTACGCTTTAAATCATCAGCGGAACGAACATGACTACCAGAATGGGTAGTTTCATTGGGCATGTACAAAAATGTATGGATTGCATTAAATGCAGGAGCCATTTTTTTACCCTTGTATTTTTCTTTAATCTGATGTAATTTTTCTTTCATACCCATATTATCCAATTTCTTGATGCAACAAATCCAATCCTTCCCTGATTATTTGTTGGTGCGGTTGTTTAGAAATACAAATGAATTCCGTTAATGAGAAATCTTCCGGCGCAACTTCATACAATCCCAATTGCTCCATCTCGTCCAAGTCTTTCACCATACAAGCTTTGAGTAATTGTAGTGGGTAAATATCCAACGGAAAAACATCTTCGTAACGACCCGTTACCACAAAAGCTCTATGCTCTCCATTGGTGTTCGTGTCCAAATCGTATTTCTTGTTAGGCTGCATCCATGAAAAGGTCAATGCCCTTGTAGATGAGATTTTATTGAAAATTGGCTTATTCCATCCAAAAAACTCATAATCATCACCTTCTGGAATAGCAGTTACTGTATTGTTGTAGAATCCAAGATACCCCTCAGGGTTTGTTTTTGAACCTGTAAGCACATCACCATTAATCAACCTAAATTTATCTTGATTAACTCCACTTCCATATAAAAAGGTAGAAATCTCAGCACCTATTTTAGTAGTGTAGTATTTTGGAGCTTTTACAACAGAACCTGCAAGTGCTATTGTCCTTTCCGCATTAAACTTTCCCGTTAACAATAACTCTCCAATAATCACCAGGTCTTGTGGGGCTAATGTCCAAGCCACTTCTCCTTTATTAATTGGGTCAATTTTATTTATTTGGGTTCCCACCAACCCCGCGGGATGTGGTCCAGATACTTTATGAAGTGTGATTCCGTCCAATTTCTCAAGAGGGGAATTACCTGACCCACCAACCGAAACATGCACTGGACCGGGTGTCAACTTGCCCAAAGCAGAAATTGCAGCTTGCAGCTCCGCTTCTTTACCCTTTAAAACATAATCGGTATCCGCAGCTAAAGGCGCTGTAGTATAACCGGATATGAATATGGCTTTAGGAGTTACCTCAGGATTTGCAATGATATCATAAGGTCGCTGTTTAATAAATGTCCAGCCACCTGATTTTAACAAAAAGTTCTTGACACCCTCTCCATCAGACTTTTCAATATCAAATATTTTATGCGCTATATACTCTTGCTCTTTATCTGCAAGAATTTTCAGCGTTAAAATTTTTCTTCTGGCTCCACGAACAATTTCCACCAATTCTCCGCTTACCGGAGACACAAAGAGCATATCCTCTTTGTTCTTGTTGTAAAAAAGAGGTTCCCCTGCTTTAACTTCGGCCCCCTGTTTTACCAACATTTTTGGTGTTATTCCATGAAAATCATCTAGGTTTAGGGCGTATACGTTACTTAAAACGGCTTTGGAAGTAGTCTGTTCTGCTGCCCCGATAAGGTTGATGTTTAACCCTTTTTTAATCCGGATGTCTTTAGACATATTGTTATAGACCTTTTGTTAAAGAAATATGTCGCAAATTTAACGCATATCGTTGAAAATACATGCTTCAAAAGATGGTGTGTTAATTATTTATATTTATTCTAAATAAAGAAATTGAACCGAGATAATCCACCTTTCATCATGGGCACACTTTTTGTTTACCTTTACCCAAAAAAATAGGCCCTAAATGCGCTTTTTAGTTAAACAAGTATTTTTCTTTTTCATAGTTTCAAATCTTTTTGCACAGGTACAGGAAGAAGTAAATCCTCCGGTCAATATAAAGTCCGTAGTTTTTAAAGGTCCAACAGAGGATCAATTCCCTCTGGTCAAACTTGGGGAATCCATGACTTTGGAGTTTGAT is a genomic window of Flagellimonas sp. CMM7 containing:
- a CDS encoding NADH:ubiquinone reductase (Na(+)-transporting) subunit B, whose translation is MGMKEKLHQIKEKYKGKKMAPAFNAIHTFLYMPNETTHSGSHVRSADDLKRTMNTVIMALVPCLLFGIFNAGYQHYSAINGFPSEFSLMEHFITWDNFWLGAITILPIVVVSYGVGLAIEFLFAVIKGHEVEEGYLVTGMLVPLIVPVDTPLWMLAVAVAFGVVIGKEVFGGTGMNILNPALTIRAFLFFAYPTWMSGDKVWVHGAKEGVTQAGSADAISGETVLGYLAQGNTEFTYSLSDMFYGFIPGSVGETSTLLILLGGLFLIFSKIASWRIMLSAVIGSLAMGLIFNGIVAAEWIPEYSKFYGLMSFEYWQHLLVGGLAFGIVFMATDPVTGSQTNRGKWIYGFLIGFMSVMIRVFNPGYPEGVFLAILLMNVFAPTIDHYVVRGNIKRRMKRLKTATIYPKVTDGAEALKTETV
- a CDS encoding Na(+)-translocating NADH-quinone reductase subunit A; translated protein: MSKDIRIKKGLNINLIGAAEQTTSKAVLSNVYALNLDDFHGITPKMLVKQGAEVKAGEPLFYNKNKEDMLFVSPVSGELVEIVRGARRKILTLKILADKEQEYIAHKIFDIEKSDGEGVKNFLLKSGGWTFIKQRPYDIIANPEVTPKAIFISGYTTAPLAADTDYVLKGKEAELQAAISALGKLTPGPVHVSVGGSGNSPLEKLDGITLHKVSGPHPAGLVGTQINKIDPINKGEVAWTLAPQDLVIIGELLLTGKFNAERTIALAGSVVKAPKYYTTKIGAEISTFLYGSGVNQDKFRLINGDVLTGSKTNPEGYLGFYNNTVTAIPEGDDYEFFGWNKPIFNKISSTRALTFSWMQPNKKYDLDTNTNGEHRAFVVTGRYEDVFPLDIYPLQLLKACMVKDLDEMEQLGLYEVAPEDFSLTEFICISKQPHQQIIREGLDLLHQEIG